A region of the Peredibacter starrii genome:
CGAAGAGTTTGCACGGTTAGTTTTCATGATGAATGAAACCTTGTCGCCTTCAATTGCGTAAAGGAACAACACGCCTTGTGGGAACTTTTCAACAAAGATATCACCCAGCTTTCTCATGTTACCCTGATCAGCTGATGCGGCCTTGGCAATAGTAAGAGTCAGTCCACCTTTAATATCTTGTTTGTCTTTAAAGAGGTTCTGAGACTCAAAGCTTTGAACTTTATCGTTCAATGTTTCAATTTGTTTTGATTTATCTTTAACGTCCGCGAATAGAGCAGTTAGTTTCTCCAAAACTCTTTCTTCTTTCACTGCGAAGTTCTTCTCAACTTCGGCAAGAATCTTAGAACGGTTAAGAAGGTAGTTAATCGCCGTGGTTGAAGTGATCGCCTCAATACGACGAACACCTGAAGCAAGAGATGTTTCAACGATGATTTTAAATAGTCCAATCTCACCAGTGTTAGAAACGTGAGTACCTCCACAAAGCTCAACTGAGAAATCACCCATTTCTAGTACGCGAACTTCATCGCCGTATTTTTCACCGAAAAGTGCCATCGCACCTTTCTTCGTCGCTTCGTCTTTCGACATATTGCTGGCAGTAACTTTGAGTGAAGAAGCAACCGCTGAGTTTACAAGTTCTTCAACTTGTAGAAGTTCTTCTGGTTTCACCGCTTCGTTATGAGTGAAGTCAAAACGTAGACGATCCGGACCAACTGAAGAACCCGCTTGTTTCACGTGGTTACCAAGAACTTTAATCAGAGCTGATTGAAGTAAGTGAGTCGCAGAGTGGTTACGTTTCGTAAGCTCGCGCTCCTCGTGATTCACCTTTAAGGTATAGCTTTCACCAACTACTAGCGCATCAGCGTCTGATGAGATGTGGACGTGTAGACCATCAACCGGCTTCTGAGTATCAGTGATGGTAGCAAGTTTTCCTTCTTTCGAATCGATCTCACCTTTATCACCAACCTGACCACCGCCTTCGCCGTAGAAAGGAGTTTTGTCGAACACAAGGTAGAACTGACCATCAACTTCTTCTTTCGCTAGAAGTTTAGCGTTACCAGTAACTTCTTCGTAGCCAGTGAACTTAGTTGCACCAAACTTCTCTTTGATGCCGTAGAAAACTTTTACGTTATCTTCCTGAACTTTGAACTTCGAGTTCTTTTTAGAAAGTTCTTTTTGTTTTGCCATCGCTTCTTCAAAACCTTTGCTGTCTAGCTCAAGGTTCTTCTCACGAAGGATCACTTCAGTCAGATCCAGTGGGAAACCGAAAGTGTCATAAAGCTTGAAAGCAACATCACCCGGAAGCTTTTGACCGGCCTTAAGTTTGCCCAGCTCTTCATTGATAAGAGCAAGACCAGTATCAAGGGTCTTACGGAATTTTTCTTCTTCAAGTTTTAGAAGTTTTTCAGCAAGAGCGGCGTTGTGAGCGTTGTCTGGATATTCTTCGCCCAGAGATTCAACCACTGCAGGCACTAGTTTGTAGAAAGAAATGTCTTTCAATCCAAGAAGTGAAAGGTGACGAACAGCTCGGCGAATAATACGACGTAGAACATAACCACGGCCGTCGTTAGATGGAATCACACCATCAGTGATGAGCATCGTACATGAACGGATGTGATCGGCCACAACGCGGAAAGAAGATTTTACGTCTTCAGATGTTGTTGTGTAGTAATCCTGGCCTGTGAGTTTTCCAATCGCTTTCATGATTGGTTCAAAAATGTCTGTATCGTAGTTAAAGTATTTACCTTGAAGAACAGCGGCCACGCGCTCTAGACCCGCACCTGTATCAACTGATGGTTTCGGAAGAGGCTTGCGCTTAATCTCATTACCATCTTTGTATTTTTCAAATTGCATGAATACCAGGTTCCAGATTTCTACGTAGCGACCTTCATCATCAATTTCCTGATGACCGGCCGGAACACCTGTTGAACGACCAGGACCATGATCATAGAAAATTTCCGTACAAGGACCGCATGGGCCAACGTCACCCATTTCCCAGAAGTTTGATTTATCACCAAGTTTAAAAATGCGCTCACGAGGCACACCCATATCTTTGTGCCAGATCTCAAGCGCTTCATCGTCGGAGTCGTGAACTGTTACAAGAAGTTTGTCTTTAGGAATTTTCAGATCAACTGTGAGAAGTTCCCAAGCAAAACGAATGGCGTCTTTCTTGAAGTAATCACCGAAAGAGAAGTTCCCAAGCATTTCAAAGAATGTATGGTGACGGGCAGTGAAGCCCACGTTTTCTAGATCGTTATGTTTACCACCGGCGCGAACACATTTTTGAATGGTCACAGCACGGCGATGTGAAGGAACAGCTTTGCCGGTGAAGAAATCCTTGAACTGGTTCATTCCCGCGTTGGCGAAAAGAATAGTTGGGTCATTATGGGGAGCAAGGCTCGATGACTTGTGTTTCTCGTGGCCATTCCGGATGAAATAATTTGAAAAAGCATTACGGATTTCTTGGGCGCGCATAGGGTCCTCTTGAGAGTTAAAAAGTGCTCAAAAAGAATATCATGAGTGCGGCGTGCCAAGAGAGGAAAAAAAGGTGCCGATTCTTAGGCCGGCACTCTGGCTTACTTAATGGTCACTTTGAGTGCATTTACGATGGTTGTCGCTGGACGGTAACGGATGTCTTCCACGCAACCTGGACGTGGTTCACCTGATTCTCCCTCTTGGCAAAGGCGAGAGTTACGAACGTCCACCACTTGAATGGTACGGGGCTCTTTCTTGGCAGTTAGCTGAAGATGCTTTTTCACGAAGGCCTTACGGGCTCGAAACTTTCTTCCTGAAAAATCCCAAAGACTAGTGTTCGCGGCAAGTCGTGCGATCTCTGCCTCTGGAAACTTGGCAGTATCCAGATAGAAATATGTCCAAGCGCGACCACGATTTTCGTGATGAGGATTAATACCGTCACGGTATTCCACTTCAACTTTAACTACCGCTTTGCTTTCAAGCACACGAGTCTCAGTACAAACTCGTGAGGCCTCACCATCTTCACGACAGCCGGGAATTCGTACGGTTTCAGTTCTAGTTGGAATCAGCCAATAAGTTGCATCAGAGAGATGAAAATTACTGTGTTCACGAGGAAGATCCTGAGAGTCAGTGTAAGTGATTTGAGCGAAAGCAGATGTGACAGAGAGAGCAAGACCAAAGACCAAAGCGAGAGTTTTCATGAGAGATTCTCCTGTGGGTTACTTCGAGATTGAAGTCGAAACCTTATAGGAGAATCCTGGATTAGTGTAAATCAGTGGAGAGTCAGACTCTTAAAGCTTGAAGCCTTGAGCCTCAGCTGTTTCTTGTTGAAGGGCCGCATCGTAAGCAACTTCTGAAGTTGCTTCACCGAAGTTTCCAACTTCTACGTTGTGATTCTGAGCAAGAGTCTCTTGAGTTTGCTGCTGGTCAACAGAAGGAGTCTCAGTCGAGAAACGTAGACGCGTACCTTCAAGTGGACCGTTAGAAAGAGTAACCATATAAGCGTGCTGGTCAACTTGGTACATCATTCCAGTGAATTTCTCACCGTTCATATCATATTCAAAAACGTTACCTGTCATTTCTGAGAATGAAACCGAAACGCCTTCACCATTTGGTAGTGAAACTGAAAGTGATTCAATCACACCATTATTTGAAGCAAGTGAACCTGAAAATTGAGAAGCATTTAGACCTTTCTCAAATTTCTTAGGGTTAATAACTTCTACAAGTGTAAGAGTTAAATCATCCTGAACTGCGGCCGCTTCTTCAACGATTTGAGCAGCAGTTGGAACCGGAGTATTTTCAATTTTAGGAGCTACAGCAACAGCAGCTTCTACTTGCTTAGGCATTACTTTAGAAGGTGAAAGCTTTTGCCAAGAAGAAGCAATGGCACGGCCTTCAATAGTTACACCATTTCTTTCATCCAAACGCTTAACGAATTTAGCATCTGAACCATTAAGGTGAGATTCTGTGTTGATTACAACAGCGTTGTAACAACCAACTAGAACAAATAGTCCAAAAGCTGCTAGTGCGATTCTTTTATTCTGTTTTGTTAAGTTCATAATCATTCCCCTTGCCCTTAATAAAGCAAGGTGAGTGCCAAAATTTAAGAGGCTAAATAGGGGATTTCTCGAAGGAGAGTGAAGAAAGTACAGACAGTGTCTAAAGTTTAGACACTAGAATTTGTACATCCATCCGCTTAAGTCCCTGTGGCAACTTTTGACACACTTTGTGTCAAAGAGGCTAGGCGGTACAGATACACTTGTTCTAATTTCTTTCTATGAACACGGAACATAATTTTAGAAATGCCCTATGTGATGAATTTTTAAAGCGGACCAAGAAAAATCCTAATTTTTCAATCCGATCTTTTGCCCGGCAATTGGATATTGAGCCTTCCTCCTTGGCCCAACTCCTCTCAGGCAAACGAAAGTTCACAGACAAGATGTGTGTGCGCTTAGGAACGAAATTAGGCTTCAATCCGGCCAAGATTAAAAGTCTCACCAAGACCAAGGTGATGAAGGAGAACTTTAAGTCTTTCGGCCGAATGGAAGCGGATGCCTTCAAAGTTATTTCTGACTGGCATTATTACGCCATTTTGGAACTTACTCAGTGTGATGACTTCAAAGGAAGCCCTTTGTGGATATCACGAGTGCTGGGTCTTTCATTTGCTGAAACTCTGGACGCGATTGAGCGACTTAAGCGTCTCAATTATCTCGAGATAACTCCAGAGGGAAAGTGGATAGATCGCCTGGGTGACTTTAACAATCTAGGAAATGAATTCATGGCCCCGGCCTTTACGGAACACCAGCGACAGGTGGTAAAGAAGGCACTCGAAGCTTTGGATAAAACGTCTTATGAGAAGAGGGTTCAATCATCAATGACTGTGGCAGTTTCTAAAAAGCGAGTGGCAGAGGCGAAATCAATGATTTTGAATTTCATTGAAGAGTTGAATGATCATTTGCGAACCGGTGATTCAAAAGACGAAGTTTATAATATTTCAGTTTCATTATACCCATTAACGACGATTGGAGATTCTCATGAATAAGTTTTTATTAGCATTAGTAATGGTGCCTGCAATTTCATTTGCTGCCATTAAGTCAGATTCAAAAGGCGGCGGCGGCGGAAGTGTGGTTGCTTGTTACACTCCGGATGGTGATCTCAAATCAGTAGAACTTTTAGATGTCTACGAAGGTAAAACGAGAGGCCTAAAATTCCTAAATTTCAGTGGTGATCTCAATCAGGATGTTAGAACAATTGTAGAAAGATTTGATAAATCCGTTTTAGGGAAAGAGTGGCTCATAGAAGATATGGTTCAACTTGAATCAAAGTTTCAAGAGATTCCGAGAGATGCAGAACTAGAATTAATTCAAGATGCTTGGCCGGTTTATCTTCCTCGTGGATGCAAAATTAAACAGCTTGCGAACTATTATAATAAGAATGTGATTTATATTGATGGGAACCTCTACGATAAAATGGATTATTTTAATCGTCTTGCTCTAGTCATTCATGAAGTCATTTACGCCAAAGAGAGATTTGGAAAAGTCACTGACTCTCGTTACGCAAGATGGATCACGGCCCTCGCTCTGAGTGAAAAAAACCTTTTTACGCCCATCAAGGACTATCCTTCGACTCATATTTGCTATTCAGAAGATTCTCGAACAGTCTTTATGGCAATGCCTTTAAATGAGGTCAAGGACAAGTGGCGTTTTAGCTTTATAAACCTGAATGGTCATAAGATTTACTCAGAGAAAACGGTTGATTTGTTTTTAACAAGCTCACCGTTGTCTGATGCGATTTCAGATAGAAACCCATCCTTTGATGGAAAGGCACATGGGACTTTAAGTTCTTTGATTAATCCTGATGAAGACATCACGGTAATTTCTAATCAAACTTCTATGATGCTGTCTTGGACAGGAAGTGATCCAGGTGACTCATTTGAAAAAGTGCCGATGACTTGCAAGGAATTTCAAACTTATCCAGAACGATAATTATTCAAAGTCAGCGGTAGATTGATTACCAAAGAATTGATTGATCGCCTTCTTTGCATCACTAAAATCATGACCCTTCGAGATGAGGAACCTTAAAACCTTGTCTCGAAGTTTTTGTTTCTCGAGTGGGTTTTTAGGAATTTCTTTCGAGCGAAGTTTCTTCGCCACGAGCTTTTCAATCGAATCTTCATCCGTGATGCCCAATTCTTGTTCCACCATACGAAACTCTTCGGCCTCGAAAGTGAGTTTTTCCTGAGAACCTCTACGACGGATTTTGTCCTCAGACTCACCCTTCATCATCCATTTACGAATAAATAAACGGCGGTAGCTTTCTTCCCGAAGTAATCCGCGCTCTTTTAGCTTCGGAATAACTTCATCAATCATATGAGGGAGATTTTGAGGCTTAGAGCGAAGTTTTTGACGAAGCTTGTACTCAGAGTAATCCTGGCGCGCGAGAAGATGTATGCAGTAATTATAAATTCTGCGAGCGTCGCCGGCCTCTTCAGCAAGTACCGAAGTGCCCTTAGCTTGCTTTACTTTTTCTCTGAGTTTTTCTAGTTCTTCATTCATCTTAAGATTGGCCGCCACCAGCGGAAGTAAAAAAAAAGCCGCCCGAAGGCGGCTTAGTTATCAAATTACTGTTTAACAGTCTTTTTGGCCGGAGCTGCTTTCTCTTCTTTGATCTCGCCCGTAGACATATCTACGTTCGCCATCTCAGCAGATTTAATGATTCCGTGCTTAGCAAGAACCTTCTGACGGATTTCGTTCATTAGCTCAACGTTGTTCTTTAAGAACTCTTTTGAAGCTTCACGGCCTTGGCCAAGTTTCGAATTATTGTAAGAGTACCAAGCACCAGCTTTCTCTACGATGCCTTCGTTAGCGGCAACATCAAGAAGATCGCCTTCTTTCGAAATACCCTGACCGTACATGATATCGAATTCAACTTCACGGAAAGGAGGAGCAACTTTGTTCTTAACGATTTTAACTTTAGTACGGTTACCGATAACTTCTTCACCGTCTTTAAGAGCACCAGTACGACGGATATCCATACGAACTGAAGCGTAGAATTTAAGAGCATTACCACCAGTCGTTGTTTCAGGGTTACCGAACATAACACCGATTTTCATACGAAGTTGGTTAATGAAGATAACTGTACAGTTCGAACGAGCGATTGAACCAGTTAGCTTACGAAGAGCTTGAGACATAAGACGAGCTTGTAGACCCATGTGAGAGTCACCCATGTCGCCTTCAAGTTCAGCTTTCGGCGTAAGAGCAGCAACTGAGTCTACGATAAGTAGATTAACTGCGCCCGAACGAACAAGCATATCTGTGATTTCTAGGGCCTGCTCACCAGAATCTGGTTGAGAGATAAGAGTGTTAGGAATATCAACACCAAGCTTAGCAGCGTATACAGTATCAAGCGCGTGCTCAGCATCGATGAAAGCAACTGTTCCACCAGCTTTTTGGCATTCAGCTGCAATGTGAAGAGTCATTGTTGTTTTACCAGAAGATTCAGGTCCGTAGATTTCAATGATACGGCCTTGAGGAATACCACCCACACCTAGGGCAAGGTCAATTCCAAGAGATCCAGTAGAGATCGCAGGAACTTTTTCAGCTGCTTCAGCTGAATCTAGGCGCATGATTGCACCTTTACCGAATTGCTTTTCAATTGTTGAAAGGGCCAGGTCTAGCGCTTTCTTTTTGTTCGCAGCGTCTGCAGTGTTCGCGTGATTCAATGACATGAGATTCTCCCTCTAAATAACAGTTATGAAGGTGTGTGTTATACATTTGAAGCTAACATCGCCCTTCGTTTTCGACAACGTGTTTTCTGCAAATTTTACGGAAAAATTACGGATAACTAAGAATTTGAAATACTTAGATTTTTAACGGCGCGTGTTAAATAAATCTCTGGAGAATAAACGTAAAAATTCCCGCATAAATTCCACTTACAGCATCGTCCATGATGGTTCCAAAACCATGTTCCATGCGATCGAAGTAAGAGGCGGGCCAGAATTTTACAATGTCGAAGAAGCGAAAACTTCCGAAGACGAGAAAGAGAGTAGGAAAGTCCACCGTCATAGCGAATGCCCAAGTGATAAGCATGCCAATCACTTCATCAATCACAATCCACTGTGGATCATGGAGGTGATACTTCTGCTGCACCTTCTCTGTAACCACGACGGCCGCAACAAAAAGTGTAGCAATAAGTGCAATCAAACTATAAATGTTTATTTGAAGGTAATGCAGAAGATAAATCAGGGGAATCGTTGCTAAGCTTCCAATAGTCCCTGGGGCCTTCGGAGATTTTCCGGTGTAAAACCAAGATAAGAAGAGGACTGCGGGAATAGAAGGGCCCTGAATTTTTTGCTCTTTCATAATATTTACGTTAGTTTGCCTTTTCTAAACTTTAAACGCGATTCGAGAGATTGGCAAAATATGACCCAACGTCCAAGCTACCTTTCTGAATATGGATTTAACTGGGAAACATTTGATGTCGTTTGTAGTGGTAAATCATCACTAGATGCCACCAACTACTTCACTGAACTTGGAGACAAAAGCCAAGTTGCTAATTTTTTAAACGGTTATGGATTTGATATTTCAGATCCAGTTGAAAGTGCCGAGCTTTTCGGGATTTTCCAGGAAGCAGTTCAATTCATTAAGCGCTACTTCTTGATTGAAGGAAACCCTGAGGGTTTAGATCTTCGCGTACCGCACTATCTTTTTACCATCACCAATATTTCTGAACTTTTCCTCGCGGCCACTGGTCACTCATCAGTGAAGCTGAAAAAAGAAGAAGAACTTTGGGCCGGTGTGGTTTTGAAGGTCATGCATACTCTTCTTCACACTGATAAAGATCTCCGTTATCGATATTTCTCAACTATTCAGCAGCAGATTTTCGATCGTTTTTATAAGTTCACTCATCGTGATGAGCAGAACCGTTTGTTTTTGAAAAACGACGCTGGAACTTCGATTCCTCTGTACGATTTTCAGACGAAAGCGAAAAAGACCCGTGACTCAATTGTGATTAAACTTCTTCATAAGCAAGAGAACGTTGCCGAAGAGCTGTTTGACAGAATTGGGGTGAGAATCATCACGTACAATAAGCTCGATGCTTTACGAGTGATTAAATTTCTTCACCGTAATCACGTGATCATGATTAACAACATTAAACCAAGTCGTTCTCAGAACACTTTGGTGGATCTTCCTCGTCTTCGCACGCGTATGTTCTCTCTCTATAAAGAGGCGATTCGTAACAATATGCCGGAAGATGTTTTTTATCAGCGCCTAAATGCCCTGATTGATGATTGTCCAACTGGGAAGTCTCATCACGATAATCGTCATACTTCTGATGAGTACCGCGCGATTCACTTCACTGGCCGACAATTAATTAAGTATCGTAACCCGTTTATGTCTTCTTTTAATGAAGTGAGAAAGTTGGCATTGAAGGACCGTGAAAATCCGGTTTCTCAAGCTCTCCTGCATCTTGATACTTCGGCCATTTCTCGAGATGTACGTTTCTTTTATCCATTCGAAGTTCAGGTCACAGATTATGAGAGCCACCTGAAAAATACTCAGGGCGAGGCCTCACATAATGAGTACAAGAAGTCTCAGCTTCGTTCAGCAATGAAGCGTATCTTCCGTCCAATCATTGAATTGAATAACCTTAAAGTCGATTAAGATTCTGCTTGATGAAGAGATCAATGCGCTCGTTTACCATCGCCGGATAATCCGCCTGGGGAACGTGTGAGCCATCCTTCATGAAATAAGTCTCAGCATTTGGCAGGAGAGTCGCGAGAGTTCTCTGAACGTGATTTGGAATCACATTATCTTTATGTCCACCCATTACCAGGGCCGGCATCGACATTTGTTCTAAGCTACCTGTGATGTTCTGACGAGTCATCTCATTGAAGAGTTGGAAGAAGACTTCGGCCCCTAGTTGGCCAACTCGATTGAGGTAAATCTCGATGAACTCTTTTGAAACTTTGCCCTTATTAAATCCTGTGGTGTGAATAATTTCACGCACGATTGGATTCATCCCACCTGAGCTCCAGATCTTATTAAAGACGCCTGGGTACTTTTCCATTCCTAAATTTAAGAACGGAGTGATGAATTCCATAAGGTTTGAATCAAACATCACGTCTTTGACGTTAATAAATGTTCCCGAAATAAGAACCATGCCGCTCACTAAAGACGGATAGTCTTTCGCAAGTTGAAGACAAACGTTCACACCCATACTGTGACCAAGCATCACTGCTTTGTGGATTCCTAAAAATTCACAAAGGTCATGAACATCCTTCGCCATTTGTTGAAAAGTGATCTTTTTTACATCGGCCGCACCAGTGGACTGGAAGTGACCGCGGTAATCGTGAATAAGAATTTGATAACCTAAGTTATCAAAATATTCAGTCTGAAATTTCCAGTGATGATTACTGCACACGAGACCATAGTTGAAAACCAACACCGGTTTAGCTGGATCAATTTTGGTGAAGTTTTTCACGAAGAAGATCTGTTCATGGTCAGATGTGCGAAAAAAGTTGGCGTCACTGTTTTTAAACATACTATTTCATCTTTCTCGTTAGGCCCTCAATCACTGGAAGGCGAGGAGAGTTAGTATCTACGAGCTGAGAAAGCTTTTTATCCAGGATATTTTTTTTGCTATCACGAACGGTGTCTTCAAAGCCCAGGACTTTGAAAGTGGTTTTACCAATCAACACCTGATCATTAGGTTTTAATTTTCGAATGACCGATGCGCGCTTTCCATTGATGAGATAAAACTCAACTCCGCGCTGAGGATGAATCAGAAGTTCATTCCCAATCACTTCCAGCATCACATGAGACGCTGAAAGTTCATTGTCCTTAATCCAAAGGTCGCCAGTACTTGCTCCCAGATAAATCTGGTTCTGATAATACTTAAAAGTCGAAACGACATTTAAGTCCGGGCTTTGGGTGATTTCAATCTGAATCATACCTAGATAGTATCGAGGATTTTCTGATCTTTTGCGAGTCTTTCAAAATGAGGAGCAAGGAGTTCCGGATGGGTCTGTTGCAGACGCTCAACATCGGCCACCACCTTCTCTAAAATAGCGGTATGAGTAAGGAAATTCGCGAGTTTTTTGCTGGTTGTTGTTCCTGATTGATCTACTCCAAAAAGGTCACCTTCACCGCGGAATTTCAAGTCTTCCTCTGCAATGACGAACCCATCCAGATTTTTCTCGATGACTTCAAGGCGTTGATGGGCCTCAGGTGAGACCTCTTTATCTAAAACTAAAAAGCAGAATCCTGGTTTATCACCACGACCCACACGACCTCTTAATTGATGAAGTGAAGAGAGGCCGAAGCGCTCAGGATTATAAATACTCATGATCGTAGCATTCGGAACGTTGATACCGACTTCAATGACGCTGGTAGAAACCAGGATATTCACCTTCTTCTCACGGAAGGCCTGCACCACTTGGTCTTTTTCTTCTGGCTTCATCTGGCCATGAAGCATCTCTACCTTGAAGCCTTTGAAGGTTTCCTGATAGCGCTTAAGACTTTCTTTTACGTTTTGCAGATCTAAAGTTTCTGATTCATCGATGGCGGGGAAAACAAAGTAGGCCTGCTCACCAAGCATCAGGCGACTCTTTACAAATTCCACGTACTTCCCGTAATTCACTTTTTCAGTGATACGAGTCTTAATACCTTTACGGCCCGCTGGCATCATCTTGATAGAAGAAATATCAAGATCGCCATATTGAGCGAGTGAAAGTGTTCTTGGAATCGGAGTGGCAGTCATAATTAAACTATGAGTGCCTTCACCCTTGGCAACTAATCTCAGACGCTGTTCCACGCCGAATTTATGTTGTTCATCAATGATCGCAAGACCCAGTTTTTTAAAAACCACAGAGTCTTGAAAGAGAGCGTGAGTACCAACGACAATTTCCGTCTCGCCGCTGGCAAGTTTCGCTAAAATTGCTTTCTTTTCTTTGGCCTTAGTTGATCCAAGCAGAAGCTCAATATTAAGAGCAGGGTTTAGTTCTTTAAAAGAATTGTAGTGCTGAGTTGCCAATGCTTCGGTTGGACACATCATCCCGACTTGAAATCCACTCTTGTTGGCTACTCTCGCCGCAAGCCACGCCACAATGGTTTTCCCACAACCCACGTCACCTTGAACCATTCTCATCATCGGGTGACCAGACTTAAAGTCCTTCACGATTTCTTCGAACACTTTAAGTTGATCAGTGGTGAGTTCAAATGGCAGATGCTTTACGAGATCATTGACCTTGCTTGGTTCAAGACTGATCACCGGAGCGTCTTTGCGTTTAATGTACTTACGACGAGTCTGAATCTTTAATTGATCGATTAAAAACTCTTCGTAAATAAGACGTTCTTCGGCTGCATCTTTCTTTTTCAGATCAAAACTCGCAGCAGGAATTCTTCCATGGATGACCTTGAAAGCGTCACCCAGACTCATTTTTGAGTCATAACCCAGTTCCGGAAGAGTCTGCGGAATGTTCTGCCAGAGAGTAGGGGGAACAAGATCGAAGACTTTCTTTAAATGATTGCCGGCGATCTTATTTACGGTCGGGTATTCCAGAATGTAATCTGAGTTACCTTCATCGTTCACAATGATTTGTGGATTGATGATTTGTTTCTGGGCCTTATATTCCTGCATTTGTCCCAGGAACGTGATGCTCTCAAGGCCTTCAATCTGTTTTTTCTGATTAGGATAAAGATTAAACCAACGAAGACCCAAGGTTTCTGATGAGTGATGATCTTTTAGGACAACATAACCGTTATACAAAAGAATGTTCCCCCGACCGCGACGACCGAATGCGGGCTTCACTTCAACATGAATGACTTTTCCTGAGCCTTTAAAAAACTGATTCATCACCGCTTCTCGAAACGGTTGAACAGCTGGCATTTTGTGAATTCTTAGAGGAAGGATCCATAACAGATCATGAAGAGTCGAAAGCCCTACTTCTTCCAATTTTTCAATTGTAGGAGAGGGCTTTTTGCCTTTGGCGAGATCGCTTACAGGTGAAAGCCAGCTTAGATTAGCTGTACTTAACGTCTTGGACCTCATAAGTCAGATCACCTTTAGGGGCCTTAACAATTACTTCATCTCCATTCTCTTTGCCGATCAAAGCGCGGCCCAACGGAGAGTTGTATGAAATTTTATTTGGATCAGTCATCGCCTCGTCTTCACCAACGATTTGATAAGTGAAAGTGACTTCTTTTTGATTATCAAAAATAGTCACAGTAGCACCGAATACGATTTTATCAGTATTAAGAGTGGCAACGTCGATTACGCGAGCACGCGCAATTTTACTTTGCACATCTAGGATACGACCTTCAATGATTGATTGACGTTCTTTAGCGGCAGCGTATTCAGCATTTTCTTTTAAGTCACCAAGATCGCGGGCCTCAGAAATTGCTTGTTTAATTTGTTCACGCTCAACTCGGATCAGATGACTTAGTTCATCTTCCAAAAGTTTGCGGCCTTTTAATGTCATTGGACAATCGCTCATACTCTTCCTTCAACTACTTCTTAAACAAAGCCGCGGCCTTTGCCAGGGCATCCTGTCGTTCTTTATCTGGATTACTACCAGGAGAGCCTATCTTAAAATAATCACAAAAGTTAGCCTTCTCTTTATCCTGGACGCGATCAGCAGAGGTTTCCCGGCACTCGTTATAGGCCTTAGGATCATAGAACTGACACATTTTGCAGCAGCGAAGGTCGGTATTGCAAGAAGGACATACATCTCTTCTTCCAACCATGATTTTGTATGTATCTGAAAGCGGTTTCCCACATTTATAGCAAGTTAGTGACACTTAAAACTCCTGGCCCACGCCAACTCCCAGGCCCATTCCATTCTTATCGCCCACAGGGGAGAAATAAATCTTCGGTGTATTACGCTTGTTATATTCTTCAACCGACTTCGAAAGTAAATACTCGTTGTTGTAGGTCTCAGTTTTTGAAACAAGGTAGCTAATGGCAATTAAGCCTGCACCGCCAAAAAGAAGAAAGTTTTTGCTGGT
Encoded here:
- the alaS gene encoding alanine--tRNA ligase; its protein translation is MRAQEIRNAFSNYFIRNGHEKHKSSSLAPHNDPTILFANAGMNQFKDFFTGKAVPSHRRAVTIQKCVRAGGKHNDLENVGFTARHHTFFEMLGNFSFGDYFKKDAIRFAWELLTVDLKIPKDKLLVTVHDSDDEALEIWHKDMGVPRERIFKLGDKSNFWEMGDVGPCGPCTEIFYDHGPGRSTGVPAGHQEIDDEGRYVEIWNLVFMQFEKYKDGNEIKRKPLPKPSVDTGAGLERVAAVLQGKYFNYDTDIFEPIMKAIGKLTGQDYYTTTSEDVKSSFRVVADHIRSCTMLITDGVIPSNDGRGYVLRRIIRRAVRHLSLLGLKDISFYKLVPAVVESLGEEYPDNAHNAALAEKLLKLEEEKFRKTLDTGLALINEELGKLKAGQKLPGDVAFKLYDTFGFPLDLTEVILREKNLELDSKGFEEAMAKQKELSKKNSKFKVQEDNVKVFYGIKEKFGATKFTGYEEVTGNAKLLAKEEVDGQFYLVFDKTPFYGEGGGQVGDKGEIDSKEGKLATITDTQKPVDGLHVHISSDADALVVGESYTLKVNHEERELTKRNHSATHLLQSALIKVLGNHVKQAGSSVGPDRLRFDFTHNEAVKPEELLQVEELVNSAVASSLKVTASNMSKDEATKKGAMALFGEKYGDEVRVLEMGDFSVELCGGTHVSNTGEIGLFKIIVETSLASGVRRIEAITSTTAINYLLNRSKILAEVEKNFAVKEERVLEKLTALFADVKDKSKQIETLNDKVQSFESQNLFKDKQDIKGGLTLTIAKAASADQGNMRKLGDIFVEKFPQGVLFLYAIEGDKVSFIMKTNRANSSVNCSDILKGVMPIVNGRGGGKPDNAQGSGDAAKTQELIKAVEGALK
- a CDS encoding DUF4423 domain-containing protein, with the translated sequence MAQLLSGKRKFTDKMCVRLGTKLGFNPAKIKSLTKTKVMKENFKSFGRMEADAFKVISDWHYYAILELTQCDDFKGSPLWISRVLGLSFAETLDAIERLKRLNYLEITPEGKWIDRLGDFNNLGNEFMAPAFTEHQRQVVKKALEALDKTSYEKRVQSSMTVAVSKKRVAEAKSMILNFIEELNDHLRTGDSKDEVYNISVSLYPLTTIGDSHE
- a CDS encoding regulatory protein RecX translates to MNEELEKLREKVKQAKGTSVLAEEAGDARRIYNYCIHLLARQDYSEYKLRQKLRSKPQNLPHMIDEVIPKLKERGLLREESYRRLFIRKWMMKGESEDKIRRRGSQEKLTFEAEEFRMVEQELGITDEDSIEKLVAKKLRSKEIPKNPLEKQKLRDKVLRFLISKGHDFSDAKKAINQFFGNQSTADFE
- the recA gene encoding recombinase RecA, yielding MSLNHANTADAANKKKALDLALSTIEKQFGKGAIMRLDSAEAAEKVPAISTGSLGIDLALGVGGIPQGRIIEIYGPESSGKTTMTLHIAAECQKAGGTVAFIDAEHALDTVYAAKLGVDIPNTLISQPDSGEQALEITDMLVRSGAVNLLIVDSVAALTPKAELEGDMGDSHMGLQARLMSQALRKLTGSIARSNCTVIFINQLRMKIGVMFGNPETTTGGNALKFYASVRMDIRRTGALKDGEEVIGNRTKVKIVKNKVAPPFREVEFDIMYGQGISKEGDLLDVAANEGIVEKAGAWYSYNNSKLGQGREASKEFLKNNVELMNEIRQKVLAKHGIIKSAEMANVDMSTGEIKEEKAAPAKKTVKQ
- a CDS encoding phosphatidylglycerophosphatase A family protein, whose translation is MKEQKIQGPSIPAVLFLSWFYTGKSPKAPGTIGSLATIPLIYLLHYLQINIYSLIALIATLFVAAVVVTEKVQQKYHLHDPQWIVIDEVIGMLITWAFAMTVDFPTLFLVFGSFRFFDIVKFWPASYFDRMEHGFGTIMDDAVSGIYAGIFTFILQRFI